A genomic region of Gemmata massiliana contains the following coding sequences:
- a CDS encoding sugar phosphate isomerase/epimerase family protein has product MNRPLGRRDFLHTTAAVTATAVTGSYLFSAEQKKPKLKKAVKYGMIQLKGTHQERLELAKKCGFLGVEIDSPGTTKLDELVKASKDTGVAIHGVIDSVHWTDTLSSPDEKVRAKGLEALKGALEDAKTVGADTVLLVPGVVNKEVSYEQCYERSQAEVRKVLPLAEKLKVKIAIEVVWNNFITKPEQLVQYVDDFKSEFVGAYFDCSNMVKYGVPSADWIRKLGKRMLKFDFKGYSKTKQWVAIGEGDEDWPEILKALAEIGYNGWATSEVGGGGEEHLKKISAQMDKVLGLG; this is encoded by the coding sequence ATGAACCGTCCACTCGGGCGCCGTGATTTCTTGCACACCACCGCGGCCGTCACCGCTACCGCGGTCACCGGGTCGTACCTCTTCTCGGCCGAGCAGAAGAAGCCGAAGCTGAAAAAGGCCGTGAAGTACGGCATGATTCAGCTCAAGGGGACGCACCAGGAGCGGCTCGAACTCGCCAAGAAGTGCGGGTTCCTGGGTGTAGAAATCGACAGCCCGGGAACGACCAAGCTCGACGAACTGGTGAAGGCGAGCAAGGACACCGGCGTCGCGATCCACGGCGTCATCGACTCGGTCCACTGGACCGACACGCTCTCCAGCCCGGACGAGAAGGTCCGCGCGAAGGGGCTGGAAGCACTCAAGGGCGCACTCGAAGACGCGAAGACCGTCGGCGCGGACACGGTGCTGCTCGTGCCCGGCGTGGTCAACAAAGAGGTGAGCTACGAGCAGTGCTACGAGCGCTCGCAGGCCGAAGTGCGGAAGGTGCTGCCGCTCGCCGAGAAGCTGAAGGTGAAGATCGCGATCGAGGTCGTGTGGAACAACTTCATCACGAAACCCGAGCAGCTCGTTCAGTACGTCGACGACTTCAAGAGCGAGTTCGTCGGCGCGTACTTCGACTGCTCGAACATGGTCAAGTACGGCGTCCCGTCCGCGGACTGGATCCGGAAGCTCGGCAAGCGGATGCTCAAGTTCGACTTCAAGGGCTACAGCAAGACCAAGCAGTGGGTCGCGATCGGCGAGGGCGACGAGGACTGGCCCGAGATCCTGAAGGCGCTCGCCGAGATCGGCTACAACGGTTGGGCCACGTCCGAGGTCGGCGGGGGCGGCGAGGAGCACCTCAAAAAGATCTCTGCGCAAATGGACAAGGTTCTTGGCCTCGGCTGA
- a CDS encoding Gfo/Idh/MocA family protein gives MSNRRDFLKATAAAGGVAVANNFASAFAGGGDTIKVGLIGCGGRGMGAVKDILNAEEKINGSAGKVEIVAVADVFKNKSENAVKTFTSEKSKDYGRFTKNVKITPDTTFSGLDAYQKLLATDVNLVILATPPGFRPYHLEAAVKANKNIFCEKPVAVDATGARKCYELVEESKKKNIAIVAGTQRRHQKGYIETLKQVRDGAIGDIVSARCSWNGNEPWFHKRPEGMADSTYQLYNWYHYLWLCGDHIVEQHVHNLDVINWAMGEHPVRAVGFGGRAVRHPGGPKEGGQIWDHFAVEYEYKNGLRLSSYCRHLPGDDDVSETLYGSKGKCYTRDGYYEINKKPSGSDTLSAYVQEHIDLLNSIRAGSPLNELKNVTDSTFTAILGRNACYGCKTLSWDDALASAEDTMPKGYALDTPLDATRAPVPGTWKLPPRA, from the coding sequence ATGTCGAACCGTCGTGATTTCCTGAAGGCGACCGCCGCTGCGGGCGGGGTCGCAGTTGCCAACAACTTCGCGAGTGCGTTCGCGGGCGGCGGCGACACGATCAAGGTCGGGCTCATCGGCTGCGGCGGGCGCGGCATGGGGGCCGTCAAGGACATCTTGAACGCCGAAGAGAAGATCAACGGCTCCGCCGGGAAGGTCGAAATCGTCGCGGTCGCGGACGTCTTCAAAAACAAGTCCGAGAACGCGGTCAAGACGTTCACCAGCGAGAAGAGCAAGGACTACGGCCGGTTCACGAAGAACGTGAAGATCACGCCGGACACCACGTTCAGCGGGCTGGACGCCTACCAGAAGCTCCTCGCGACCGACGTGAACCTCGTCATCCTCGCGACGCCCCCGGGCTTCCGCCCGTACCACCTCGAGGCCGCGGTCAAAGCCAACAAGAACATCTTCTGCGAGAAACCGGTCGCGGTGGACGCCACGGGTGCCCGCAAGTGCTACGAGTTGGTCGAAGAGTCCAAGAAGAAGAACATCGCGATCGTGGCCGGGACGCAGCGCCGGCACCAGAAGGGGTACATCGAGACCCTGAAGCAGGTCCGCGACGGCGCGATCGGCGACATCGTCTCCGCCCGGTGCTCGTGGAACGGCAACGAGCCGTGGTTCCACAAGCGCCCGGAGGGCATGGCGGACAGCACGTACCAGCTCTACAACTGGTACCACTACCTGTGGCTGTGCGGCGACCACATCGTCGAGCAGCACGTCCACAACCTGGACGTCATCAACTGGGCGATGGGCGAGCACCCGGTCCGGGCGGTCGGGTTCGGCGGGCGCGCGGTCCGGCACCCGGGCGGCCCGAAGGAAGGGGGCCAGATCTGGGACCACTTCGCGGTCGAGTACGAGTACAAGAACGGCCTGCGCCTGTCGAGCTACTGCCGCCACCTCCCCGGCGACGACGACGTGTCCGAAACGCTGTACGGCTCGAAGGGCAAGTGCTACACGCGCGACGGGTACTACGAGATCAACAAGAAGCCGTCCGGCTCGGACACCCTCTCGGCCTACGTGCAGGAGCACATCGACCTGCTCAACAGCATCCGCGCGGGTTCGCCGCTGAACGAACTGAAGAACGTGACCGACTCCACGTTCACCGCGATCCTCGGCCGTAACGCGTGCTACGGCTGCAAGACGCTGAGCTGGGACGACGCGCTGGCCTCGGCCGAAGACACCATGCCGAAGGGCTACGCGCTCGACACGCCGCTGGACGCGACCCGCGCCCCGGTCCCCGGCACGTGGAAGCTCCCGCCCCGCGCCTAA
- a CDS encoding formylglycine-generating enzyme family protein has protein sequence MPLRNTLAAVLCAAVPVFALATVPDEKSASKAPDTPKPAKLEPKKNFVEKTKGFKTVVDDPDSEPPKTHREDMNAQFEMVWVPGGEFTMGSPDAEAGREALEGPRHKVKVNGFWMAKLECGWDEYDAFWYDENFLKADDVAVKKLGADAITRPTNAFVDATYGHVREGHPALCMTHHAAMMYCAWLRKKTGRAYRLPTEAEWEYAARAGKDGTYTFGNDAKGLGEYAWYKDNSSTDAKPAGTTHKRGTKKANAFGLHDMHGNVWEWTLDQYDEKAYAKFAKNELSLRPVTVPTDEKWAHVVRGGSWADKADRCRSAARRVSDPTWMKWDPQEPQSIWWLTRMDVIGFRVVLAEEEQPELADLKPRVIKKSE, from the coding sequence ATGCCGCTCCGAAACACCCTTGCCGCCGTACTCTGCGCCGCGGTTCCGGTCTTCGCACTCGCCACCGTGCCGGACGAGAAGTCCGCGAGCAAAGCGCCCGACACCCCCAAACCGGCCAAACTGGAGCCGAAAAAGAACTTCGTCGAGAAGACGAAGGGCTTCAAGACCGTCGTGGACGACCCCGACAGCGAGCCGCCGAAGACGCACCGCGAGGACATGAACGCCCAGTTCGAGATGGTCTGGGTTCCGGGCGGCGAGTTCACGATGGGCAGCCCGGATGCCGAGGCCGGGCGCGAGGCGCTCGAGGGTCCGCGCCACAAGGTGAAGGTGAACGGCTTCTGGATGGCCAAGCTCGAGTGCGGCTGGGACGAGTACGACGCCTTCTGGTACGACGAGAACTTCCTGAAGGCCGACGACGTCGCGGTGAAGAAGCTCGGCGCGGACGCGATCACGCGCCCGACGAACGCCTTCGTCGACGCCACCTACGGGCACGTGCGCGAGGGGCACCCGGCCCTCTGCATGACCCACCACGCCGCGATGATGTACTGCGCGTGGCTCCGCAAGAAGACCGGCCGCGCGTACCGCCTGCCCACCGAGGCCGAGTGGGAGTACGCGGCCCGCGCGGGCAAGGACGGTACGTACACCTTCGGGAACGACGCGAAGGGCCTCGGCGAGTACGCCTGGTACAAGGACAACTCCTCGACCGACGCGAAGCCGGCCGGCACCACGCACAAGCGGGGCACCAAGAAGGCGAACGCCTTCGGCCTGCACGACATGCACGGGAACGTGTGGGAGTGGACTCTCGACCAGTACGACGAAAAGGCTTACGCGAAGTTCGCGAAGAACGAACTCAGCCTGCGCCCGGTGACCGTGCCGACCGACGAGAAGTGGGCGCACGTGGTGCGCGGCGGCTCGTGGGCGGACAAGGCCGACCGGTGCCGCAGCGCGGCGCGCCGCGTGTCGGACCCGACCTGGATGAAGTGGGACCCGCAGGAGCCGCAGAGCATCTGGTGGCTCACGCGGATGGACGTGATCGGGTTCCGCGTGGTACTCGCAGAAGAAGAACAGCCCGAACTCGCCGACCTGAAGCCCCGGGTCATCAAGAAGTCCGAGTAA
- a CDS encoding FAD:protein FMN transferase, giving the protein MGTTFRIVLYAPDKAAAKKASDAAFARVGELDGIMSDYKKDSELMLLCKEFATEVGAPVKVGEDLFLVLRKADELSKKSDGAFDVTVGPVVQLWRLARRTQRLPDPKEFDAARAKVGYKKVQLDATKQTVQLLTPGMQLDLGGIAKGYAADEALKLLRDKFGIKQALVAAYGDIACGDPPPGEDGWKVDIAPIAKSQKTRPLKLANAAVSTSGDLEQFVEIGGVRYSHVLDPKTGLGLTGRRSVTVIAPNGTTADSMTKAVSVLPPEQALKLVEETPGAATYIVVLDKDEKPVATASKRFPKE; this is encoded by the coding sequence ATGGGCACGACGTTCCGCATCGTGCTGTACGCGCCCGACAAGGCCGCGGCCAAGAAAGCGTCGGACGCCGCGTTCGCGCGCGTCGGCGAACTCGACGGCATCATGAGCGATTACAAGAAGGACAGCGAACTCATGCTGCTGTGCAAGGAGTTCGCGACGGAAGTCGGCGCCCCGGTGAAGGTCGGCGAAGATCTGTTCTTAGTGCTGCGCAAGGCGGACGAGCTGTCGAAGAAGTCCGACGGTGCGTTCGACGTGACGGTGGGGCCGGTGGTGCAACTCTGGCGGCTCGCCCGGCGCACGCAGCGGTTGCCCGACCCGAAAGAGTTCGACGCGGCGCGCGCGAAGGTCGGCTACAAGAAGGTACAACTGGACGCGACGAAACAGACGGTGCAACTCCTCACCCCGGGAATGCAACTCGATCTCGGCGGCATCGCGAAGGGCTACGCGGCCGACGAAGCCCTGAAACTGCTACGCGACAAGTTCGGCATCAAGCAGGCACTCGTCGCGGCGTATGGCGACATCGCGTGCGGCGATCCCCCGCCGGGTGAGGACGGATGGAAGGTCGATATCGCCCCCATCGCGAAGAGTCAGAAGACGCGCCCGCTCAAGCTCGCGAACGCGGCCGTCTCCACGTCGGGCGATCTGGAACAGTTCGTCGAGATCGGCGGCGTGCGCTACTCGCACGTGCTCGATCCGAAAACCGGACTGGGGTTAACCGGTCGGCGCAGCGTGACGGTCATCGCGCCCAACGGCACGACCGCGGATAGCATGACCAAAGCGGTCAGCGTGCTCCCGCCCGAGCAGGCTCTGAAACTCGTCGAAGAGACGCCCGGCGCCGCGACCTACATCGTGGTGCTGGATAAAGACGAGAAGCCCGTCGCGACCGCGAGCAAACGGTTCCCCAAAGAGTGA
- a CDS encoding Gfo/Idh/MocA family protein — MSSDRRTFLASSALATAGLLVEGSRGFAANDTLQVGLIGVGGRCKHLLKSFPALPNVKITAVCDVFDDNLDAARKLADPKAFATKKHEELLARKDVDAVLIASPDHWHVPLTVDACKAGKDVYVEKPLTHDVSEGKAVIAAQNDNKRVVQVGTQQRNMTHILEAYKLLKAGTIGKVHKVHCTWNRNANRFQRGKDPLDAGKVDWKRFLGAAKAQDFDAYKFRQWRWFWDFGGGIFTDLMVHWIDVVHWFLDLDHPASAASVGDWFAAKDVWETPDTVQTLLRYPKQEVQVYFEGTFSNNRNGSMCEFMGTEGTLYIDRGRYEVIPDRDKKKPEPSALVLGTDPRKGLDFYDKPDGELLHLANWIECVRDRSKKVACPAEAGVSAASAAHLANQSVRSGQIAVWKA, encoded by the coding sequence ATGTCTTCCGACCGTCGCACGTTCCTCGCCTCTTCCGCTCTCGCTACCGCCGGCCTACTCGTCGAGGGCTCGCGCGGGTTCGCCGCGAACGACACGCTCCAGGTCGGGTTGATCGGCGTCGGCGGGCGCTGCAAGCACCTGCTGAAGTCCTTCCCCGCGCTGCCGAACGTGAAGATCACCGCCGTGTGCGACGTGTTCGATGACAACCTCGACGCGGCCCGGAAGCTCGCCGACCCGAAGGCGTTCGCCACGAAGAAGCACGAGGAACTGCTCGCGCGCAAGGACGTGGACGCGGTGCTCATCGCCAGCCCGGACCACTGGCACGTCCCGCTCACGGTGGATGCGTGCAAGGCGGGCAAGGACGTGTACGTCGAGAAACCGCTCACGCACGACGTGTCCGAGGGCAAGGCCGTGATCGCGGCCCAAAACGACAACAAGCGCGTGGTGCAGGTCGGCACGCAGCAGCGCAACATGACGCACATCCTCGAAGCCTACAAGCTGCTCAAGGCCGGCACGATCGGAAAGGTTCACAAGGTCCACTGCACCTGGAACCGCAACGCGAACCGGTTCCAGCGCGGCAAAGACCCGCTCGACGCCGGCAAGGTGGACTGGAAACGGTTCCTGGGCGCAGCAAAGGCCCAGGACTTCGACGCCTACAAGTTCCGGCAGTGGCGCTGGTTCTGGGACTTCGGCGGCGGGATCTTCACCGACCTGATGGTTCACTGGATCGACGTGGTCCACTGGTTCCTGGACCTCGACCACCCGGCCTCGGCCGCGAGCGTGGGCGACTGGTTCGCGGCAAAAGACGTGTGGGAAACCCCAGACACGGTACAGACGCTCCTGCGCTACCCGAAGCAGGAGGTGCAGGTGTACTTCGAGGGGACGTTTAGCAACAATCGTAACGGCTCGATGTGCGAGTTCATGGGCACCGAGGGGACGCTGTACATCGACCGCGGGCGCTACGAGGTGATCCCGGACCGCGACAAGAAGAAGCCCGAGCCGTCCGCACTAGTCCTCGGCACCGACCCGCGTAAGGGGTTGGACTTCTACGACAAACCGGACGGCGAACTGCTCCACTTAGCGAACTGGATCGAGTGCGTCCGCGACCGGTCGAAGAAGGTGGCCTGTCCCGCCGAAGCCGGCGTCAGCGCGGCGAGCGCGGCCCACCTCGCGAACCAATCCGTGCGCAGCGGGCAAATCGCGGTGTGGAAGGCGTAA
- a CDS encoding leucine-rich repeat domain-containing protein, with protein sequence MTRAMLATGFVCAFTSVLARADEAEDRAAAVVTRINSRTEIKRDANLPGKPVVSVRLQSLSEDGSELRYMSDFPQLKELNVTSFGKNAVTDDMLKPLAKCANLEALGLHGSAITGEGLKHVSGLKNLNRLVLGMNKSLTDDAMKHVAAMPALTELYLEDTPITDAGAKHLAALKALTLLRISSTKLTDNGMKDLAALKGLTTLVISYTSVTDEGLKSVGTLEKLERLHIHRLTITDAGMKHLTGLKKLSELSAMQNTLTDEGVKEIAKLPELKVLDLTFNKVTDEGVKALASCKKLEQVGLGATGITDAAAKDLAALTNLKRINVPQTEFSDVGLKELEKLRGLMLQVNATKVTAGGVKAFKQAVPECNVFQR encoded by the coding sequence ATGACACGTGCGATGCTGGCGACGGGATTCGTGTGCGCGTTCACGAGCGTGCTGGCGCGGGCCGACGAGGCCGAAGATCGCGCCGCCGCAGTTGTCACACGGATCAACAGCCGGACCGAGATCAAGCGGGACGCGAACCTTCCCGGCAAACCGGTCGTGTCCGTCCGGTTACAGTCGCTCAGCGAAGATGGCAGCGAACTGAGGTACATGTCTGACTTTCCGCAGTTGAAGGAGCTCAATGTCACGTCGTTCGGCAAGAACGCCGTTACGGACGACATGCTGAAGCCTCTGGCGAAGTGCGCCAATCTGGAAGCCCTCGGCTTGCACGGCTCGGCGATCACCGGAGAGGGCTTGAAGCACGTCAGCGGCCTGAAGAATCTCAACCGCTTGGTCTTAGGAATGAACAAGAGCCTCACCGACGACGCGATGAAGCACGTCGCAGCAATGCCGGCCCTGACGGAACTCTACCTCGAAGATACACCGATCACCGACGCCGGCGCGAAACACCTCGCCGCGCTCAAAGCGCTGACGCTGCTCCGCATTAGCTCGACCAAACTTACCGACAACGGAATGAAGGATTTGGCTGCGTTGAAAGGGTTGACGACTCTCGTTATCTCGTACACGAGCGTCACCGACGAGGGGTTGAAGTCGGTCGGCACACTGGAGAAGTTGGAGCGGCTGCACATCCACCGACTGACGATCACCGACGCCGGAATGAAGCACCTGACCGGACTGAAGAAGCTCTCCGAGTTGTCCGCAATGCAAAACACGCTCACCGACGAAGGGGTGAAGGAGATCGCCAAACTCCCTGAGTTGAAGGTGCTCGACCTCACGTTCAACAAAGTCACCGACGAAGGGGTGAAAGCCCTGGCGAGTTGCAAAAAGCTGGAGCAGGTCGGGCTGGGTGCCACCGGCATCACCGACGCCGCGGCGAAGGATCTTGCGGCACTCACCAACCTCAAGCGGATCAACGTCCCGCAGACCGAATTCAGCGATGTCGGCCTGAAGGAACTCGAGAAGTTAAGGGGCTTAATGCTACAGGTGAACGCGACAAAGGTCACCGCCGGCGGCGTGAAAGCGTTCAAACAGGCCGTGCCGGAGTGCAACGTGTTTCAGCGCTGA